A genomic window from Proteiniborus ethanoligenes includes:
- a CDS encoding DUF5711 family protein, which produces MIAKEENTKGKKLIWIVLTIIIIGLLFFSKSLKDKVQDLFKQTEKSLQIVQNTNVVWTSNGETQDYDGIIVNSDNKSINSYNLLGNKIWSKDIGLDAPLTHFGENTIYLVDKSKGKIIALNSEGEEKWGYDARQSINKVVEKNGFLIIYTKAGEQIDQINVLDEKGALMANTIVDKGRLLSSNVSADKKNFVFTTIDLSESKVKTSLLLYTIEGELLWKKDFLDWIIYNADFIDDDMIIVSDNKLMSINMEGETLWSKDINRLKDVKIDLRQKQIHVLYERDKTYIETLGTNGKTKDKLVLDESYNHIYMNKKDIFLIGGRKLIGVNGDKIFLRYICDDEIEKISFIKGNILIFTKENFLVGKLYNKKEETNIDE; this is translated from the coding sequence GTGATTGCAAAAGAAGAAAACACTAAAGGTAAAAAACTGATTTGGATAGTACTAACTATTATAATAATTGGTCTATTGTTCTTCAGTAAATCATTGAAGGATAAGGTACAAGACTTATTTAAACAAACAGAAAAATCCTTACAAATAGTTCAAAATACAAATGTTGTTTGGACAAGCAATGGAGAAACACAAGACTATGATGGAATTATAGTAAATTCTGATAATAAAAGCATTAATTCATATAACTTATTAGGCAATAAAATATGGTCAAAGGATATAGGATTGGATGCACCCTTAACTCATTTTGGGGAGAACACCATTTATCTAGTTGATAAAAGCAAGGGAAAAATAATCGCTTTAAATTCTGAAGGAGAAGAGAAATGGGGCTATGATGCTAGACAGTCTATAAATAAAGTTGTTGAAAAAAATGGATTTTTAATAATATATACAAAAGCAGGCGAACAAATAGATCAAATAAATGTTTTAGATGAAAAGGGAGCCTTAATGGCTAATACTATAGTAGACAAGGGAAGGCTTCTATCTAGTAATGTGTCAGCTGATAAAAAGAATTTTGTATTTACTACAATAGACTTATCAGAAAGCAAGGTTAAAACTAGCTTATTATTATATACCATAGAAGGAGAGCTGCTATGGAAGAAAGACTTTTTAGATTGGATTATCTATAATGCTGATTTCATAGACGATGATATGATTATTGTAAGTGACAATAAACTCATGAGCATAAATATGGAGGGAGAAACTCTGTGGAGTAAGGATATTAATAGATTAAAGGATGTTAAAATTGACCTAAGGCAAAAACAAATACATGTGCTCTATGAAAGGGATAAGACTTATATAGAGACATTGGGGACAAATGGAAAGACAAAAGATAAATTAGTATTAGATGAGAGCTATAACCATATATACATGAATAAAAAGGATATATTTTTAATAGGAGGACGTAAACTTATAGGAGTAAATGGAGATAAGATTTTTTTAAGATATATATGTGATGATGAAATAGAAAAAATAAGCTTTATAAAAGGAAATATTTTAATATTTACTAAAGAGAATTTTTTGGTTGGTAAGCTTTATAATAAAAAAGAAGAAACAAACATAGATGAATAA
- a CDS encoding CvpA family protein, producing the protein MNWVDISVIIILAISSITGFYQGFVLSVFNLAGVILSYIIARLYYPLIAQFILNNQNLYEKIRGFVDRGIYSIFEDKLNTFEPSPMLEGLRLPKPLIDNISKSPQLNTYASEFSDAMLNTMSEALTRIFIDVISLIIAFIIVRIGMIVILRFLNIFTELPLIKQFNKLLGFSFGFIKGLLIILIIFAILTPIISISPEGFLSKGVFESNIGYYLYHNNILLKYLKDIIF; encoded by the coding sequence ATGAACTGGGTAGATATAAGTGTTATTATTATTCTGGCAATAAGCTCAATAACTGGATTCTATCAAGGATTTGTTCTATCTGTTTTTAATCTAGCAGGAGTCATATTATCTTATATTATAGCTAGATTGTATTATCCCTTAATAGCTCAGTTTATATTAAATAACCAGAATCTATACGAAAAAATAAGAGGCTTTGTTGATAGAGGAATCTATTCAATATTTGAAGATAAATTAAATACTTTTGAACCTTCACCAATGCTAGAGGGACTTAGGCTTCCCAAACCATTAATAGACAATATATCTAAAAGTCCTCAACTTAATACATACGCATCTGAGTTTTCTGATGCCATGCTAAACACAATGTCTGAGGCTTTAACTCGTATATTTATAGATGTAATAAGCTTAATAATCGCTTTTATCATCGTTAGAATAGGGATGATAGTAATTCTAAGATTTTTAAACATATTTACAGAGCTTCCATTGATAAAGCAATTTAACAAACTACTTGGTTTTAGCTTTGGGTTTATAAAAGGACTATTGATAATACTAATTATTTTTGCTATACTCACACCTATTATATCAATTTCACCTGAGGGGTTCTTATCTAAAGGAGTTTTTGAATCGAATATAGGATACTATTTATACCATAACAATATATTATTAAAGTATTTAAAGGATATTATTTTCTAA
- a CDS encoding SHOCT-like domain-containing protein, with the protein MNNLREEKMQILKMIEDGKINSKDGIELLSALEEKENLPMPKSSKWLRIKVFDPEDNTKVNVNVPIALIDVGLKFATKVSPELKNSDLNGIDFNEIVEMIKSGAEGKIVDVESGDGERVEIVVE; encoded by the coding sequence TTGAATAATTTAAGAGAAGAAAAAATGCAAATACTAAAAATGATTGAGGACGGGAAAATAAACTCAAAAGACGGAATAGAGCTTTTAAGTGCATTAGAGGAAAAAGAAAATTTGCCTATGCCAAAGTCTTCTAAATGGCTAAGGATAAAGGTGTTCGACCCAGAGGATAATACAAAGGTGAATGTAAATGTTCCAATAGCACTAATAGATGTGGGCCTAAAGTTTGCAACAAAGGTTTCTCCAGAGCTTAAAAATTCTGACCTTAACGGCATAGACTTTAATGAAATAGTTGAAATGATTAAAAGTGGGGCAGAAGGCAAAATAGTAGATGTGGAAAGTGGAGACGGTGAAAGAGTAGAGATAGTAGTTGAATAA